In Rhodamnia argentea isolate NSW1041297 chromosome 4, ASM2092103v1, whole genome shotgun sequence, the following proteins share a genomic window:
- the LOC115756999 gene encoding GTP-binding nuclear protein Ran1A, with protein MALPNQQTVDYPSFKLVIVGDGGTGKTTFVKRHLTGEFEKKYEPTIGVEVHPLDFFTNCGKIRFYCWDTAGQEKFGGLRDGYYIHGQCAIIMFDVTARLTYKNVPTWHRDLCRVCENIPIVLCGNKVDVKNRQVKAKQVTFHRKKNLQYYEISAKSNYNFEKPFLYLARKLAGDPNLHFVESPALAPPEVHIDLAAQQQHEAELAQAASQPLPDDDDDAFE; from the exons ATG GCTTTGCCTAATCAACAGACTGTCGATTACCCGAGCTTCAAGCTCGTCATTGTCGGTGACGGAGGCACTG GCAAAACAACTTTTGTGAAGAGGCATCTCACTGGGGAGTTTGAGAAGAAATATGAGC CGACAATCGGCGTTGAGGTGCATCCATTGGATTTCTTCACAAACTGCGGCAAAATTCGATTTTACTGCTGGGATACTGCCGGGCAAGAGAAGTTTGGTGGTCTAAGAGATGGTTACTA CATTCATGGTCAATGCGCCATCATCATGTTTGACGTTACTGCCAGGTTGACCTATAAGAACGTACCTACATGGCATCGCGATCTCTGCAG GGTTTGTGAGAACATACCCATTGTTCTGTGTGGAAACAAGGTGGATGTGAAGAACAGGCAAGTTAAGGCAAAGCAGGTTACATTCCACAGGAAGAAGAATCTCCAGTACTATGAGATATCTGCCAAAAGCAACTACAATTTTGAGAAGCCTTTTCTCTATCTCGCCAGAAAACTTGCTGG GGATCCTAACCTTCACTTTGTGGAGTCTCCTGCTCTTGCACCTCCGGAAGTTCACATTGACTTGGCTGCCCAGCAACA GCATGAGGCGGAGCTTGCTCAAGCTGCTAGTCAGCCTCTTCccgatgacgatgacgacgcGTTTGAATGA